In Brevibacillus brevis NBRC 100599, a single genomic region encodes these proteins:
- a CDS encoding DUF4129 domain-containing protein produces the protein MTLSLIGRWTLAFWLEAMLTGVFLVLFGYMTAGFGQLLTFCLVAATLLMAGGWLYYGGGGRFMLHLLLYPLVFFIGMGSFYLYDSWFIALVLAAVYFWRVQSAASKGYRHDSLQRRFVLALMAGLMQLVIAVLYTSIADPGSYTLAASFSMLVFITLSYMLVAIVAFVLREGSLPTRLPARISLLLGSQVLGTRFLLIAGYLAVSSIILGLIYWIWSWIKGPVSDGLYTLFEPVLIFIVELFEQLYEKANQKQAGMKVLMESTGQKADHPVVQIQLGESLFSILQPYLIIAFILVCVILLGRYIWKRRFKGTITLEKEVAAAQNTILTTVPPSSREESAENGSAKWFKQPVGPEDDPTRYAYYQFLVLMEKQGVPIELHETPQEFFNRLREHPLLDAGQLDAVARITRYYQQYRYQEKALPEADLTAMQQAVQTLGARFSET, from the coding sequence ATGACACTCTCGTTGATAGGCCGCTGGACGCTCGCGTTTTGGCTGGAGGCCATGCTGACGGGCGTTTTCCTGGTATTGTTTGGGTATATGACAGCAGGCTTTGGTCAACTGCTCACGTTTTGCCTAGTCGCAGCGACCCTCCTCATGGCGGGGGGCTGGTTGTACTATGGTGGTGGCGGTCGATTTATGCTCCATCTGTTGCTGTATCCCCTTGTGTTTTTCATCGGAATGGGCAGCTTCTATCTCTACGATTCTTGGTTCATCGCGCTTGTACTGGCTGCTGTTTATTTTTGGAGAGTACAAAGCGCTGCATCAAAAGGGTATCGACATGACAGTCTGCAACGCAGATTTGTTCTGGCACTGATGGCGGGCCTCATGCAGCTCGTGATAGCAGTACTCTACACCTCCATCGCTGACCCAGGTTCCTATACACTCGCAGCCTCTTTTTCCATGCTTGTCTTCATCACTCTCAGCTATATGTTGGTGGCGATTGTGGCGTTCGTGCTGCGGGAAGGATCACTCCCTACGAGGCTACCTGCTCGCATCAGCTTGCTACTAGGCAGTCAAGTGCTCGGCACACGTTTTCTTTTAATCGCAGGCTATTTGGCTGTCAGCTCTATCATACTTGGTCTCATCTATTGGATCTGGAGTTGGATAAAAGGGCCTGTCAGCGATGGGCTGTATACGCTCTTTGAGCCAGTGCTTATTTTCATTGTGGAATTGTTTGAGCAATTGTACGAGAAGGCGAACCAAAAACAGGCAGGCATGAAGGTACTCATGGAAAGTACCGGGCAAAAAGCAGATCATCCTGTGGTACAGATACAGCTCGGAGAATCACTCTTTTCTATTCTGCAGCCGTACTTAATCATTGCCTTCATCCTCGTCTGTGTGATCCTGCTCGGCCGATACATATGGAAAAGGCGCTTCAAGGGGACGATTACGCTGGAAAAAGAAGTGGCGGCTGCACAAAACACCATATTGACCACTGTCCCGCCCTCCTCCCGTGAAGAAAGCGCAGAAAATGGCTCTGCCAAATGGTTCAAACAGCCAGTCGGCCCAGAGGATGATCCCACCCGATACGCCTACTATCAATTCCTTGTCCTCATGGAGAAGCAAGGAGTGCCAATCGAGTTGCATGAGACACCCCAAGAGTTTTTCAATCGCCTGCGCGAACATCCCTTGCTAGATGCAGGTCAGCTGGATGCAGTCGCTCGCATCACCCGTTACTATCAGCAATATCGCTATCAGGAAAAGGCGCTTCCCGAAGCGGATTTGACAGCGATGCAGCAAGCCGTGCAGACGCTCGGCGCTCGTTTCTCTGAGACATAA
- a CDS encoding DUF58 domain-containing protein, with amino-acid sequence MITKQTFHVIGFVLLLFAVFSGHWFFFLFGGFFFFLPAAQDWWAKSMSKWVSLEWSSDQTRVLSGTPVHITVRLHNRSWLPLPATWLRFTLPEHVSVEGADEVRILNHRTSVRLRFDLPMRQSATRTLTLIPNKRGTVWLTDVQSETLPLLGEEPTAMTLSVSFSLLVYPLPLALSPVVLAESEPDGNRLSRQRQQDDVTFQRGIRSYMPGDRFKHIHWKATAKTGSLETRLFEFTAHPNWRIVGHILPSYEPMMQKYNDITNERTISCLAALAGLCRRKSVGYELYLTVKQRGREHFHLPAGSGKTHHLHVMTQLAQIHHFVTTPLAPVLRRLEGAHGKEAILIVTPRMDPSVQASAERLIQCGHQVAVLDVSSDPVIIQRFQHARLKKRSVMMG; translated from the coding sequence ATGATCACCAAGCAAACCTTTCACGTAATCGGTTTTGTCTTACTGCTCTTCGCCGTTTTTTCCGGGCATTGGTTTTTCTTTCTGTTTGGGGGCTTTTTCTTTTTTCTCCCTGCTGCACAAGACTGGTGGGCCAAGTCGATGTCCAAATGGGTGTCGCTCGAATGGTCCAGTGATCAAACGCGCGTCCTGTCAGGGACACCTGTGCACATTACAGTTCGCCTGCACAATCGTTCGTGGCTGCCTTTGCCTGCTACCTGGCTTCGCTTCACACTGCCGGAGCATGTCTCAGTGGAAGGTGCAGACGAGGTGCGAATCCTCAATCATCGGACGAGCGTTCGCCTTCGATTTGATCTGCCGATGCGACAAAGTGCCACACGCACCTTGACTCTCATCCCAAACAAACGAGGCACAGTCTGGCTGACGGATGTGCAATCCGAGACATTGCCATTATTGGGCGAGGAGCCTACCGCCATGACACTGTCGGTTTCCTTTTCCTTGCTGGTCTATCCGCTGCCTCTTGCGCTTTCTCCCGTCGTACTTGCTGAATCGGAGCCGGACGGGAATCGGCTTTCTCGTCAGCGCCAACAGGATGATGTCACTTTTCAGCGTGGTATTCGGTCGTACATGCCAGGCGACCGTTTCAAGCACATCCATTGGAAGGCAACCGCCAAAACAGGCTCGCTCGAGACGCGTCTTTTCGAGTTTACAGCCCATCCAAACTGGCGAATCGTCGGGCATATCCTGCCCTCCTATGAACCCATGATGCAGAAGTATAACGATATCACCAATGAACGGACGATCTCCTGTCTTGCGGCTTTGGCTGGCCTGTGCAGGAGAAAATCAGTCGGATACGAGCTGTACCTCACCGTGAAGCAACGAGGACGTGAGCATTTTCATTTGCCCGCGGGAAGTGGCAAGACACACCACTTGCACGTCATGACCCAGCTGGCGCAAATCCACCATTTTGTGACAACGCCACTGGCGCCTGTTCTTCGCCGATTAGAGGGAGCGCATGGGAAGGAAGCCATTCTCATTGTGACACCACGAATGGATCCATCCGTACAAGCCTCTGCGGAGCGCCTTATTCAATGCGGTCATCAGGTTGCGGTACTGGACGTTTCTTCTGACCCTGTCATCATCCAGCGCTTCCAGCATGCTCGCCTGAAAAAAAGGAGCGTGATGATGGGATGA
- a CDS encoding AAA family ATPase, which translates to MIHPTLDNLQHAISSVIVGKESQIRLLVTALLARGHVLLEDLPGMGKTVLAKTLAQAIGGSYNRLQFTADLLPSDVVGLHVFNQRTSEFELRKGPVFADVLLADEINRATPRTQSGLLECMEERQVTIEGVTLPLPSTMLVIATQNPIESEGTYPLPEAQLDRFLFKLSLGYGTREDAKEILRRFRSGSPLEAVEPVITVDQIAALQREVTTVHLSQPVEDYIIDLTEATRQHRSVEVGISPRAMLALLRSAQAYAFVSGRTYVLPDDVKVVFPSLTAHRIRLSMEAELHVTEQEVVEQILTSVPAPVEESV; encoded by the coding sequence ATGATACATCCGACATTGGATAACCTTCAGCATGCTATCAGTAGCGTCATCGTGGGCAAGGAAAGTCAGATCCGTCTATTAGTAACGGCCTTGCTTGCCCGTGGTCACGTATTGCTGGAGGACTTGCCCGGAATGGGAAAAACCGTGCTTGCCAAAACATTGGCGCAAGCGATTGGCGGCTCTTACAACCGCCTACAATTCACCGCGGATCTGCTGCCATCCGATGTCGTCGGTCTTCACGTATTCAATCAACGAACAAGTGAATTCGAACTACGAAAGGGACCTGTTTTTGCGGATGTCTTGCTCGCAGATGAAATAAACCGGGCCACTCCCAGGACTCAATCCGGTTTGCTGGAATGCATGGAGGAACGCCAGGTTACGATTGAAGGCGTCACCCTGCCACTCCCATCGACCATGCTGGTCATTGCTACCCAAAATCCGATTGAATCGGAAGGGACCTATCCGCTGCCGGAAGCACAGTTGGACCGCTTCCTTTTCAAGCTGTCTCTTGGCTACGGTACACGAGAGGATGCCAAAGAAATTTTGCGGAGGTTCCGCAGCGGCTCCCCATTAGAGGCGGTCGAGCCGGTCATCACTGTCGACCAAATTGCGGCTCTGCAACGCGAGGTAACGACTGTTCACCTCAGCCAACCGGTGGAAGACTATATCATCGACCTGACGGAAGCTACTCGCCAGCATCGCTCGGTTGAGGTGGGCATCAGTCCACGCGCCATGCTCGCCCTGCTGCGATCCGCCCAAGCTTACGCGTTCGTTTCTGGTCGTACTTATGTCTTGCCGGATGATGTAAAAGTGGTGTTCCCAAGTCTGACAGCTCACCGCATCCGCCTCTCCATGGAAGCAGAGCTGCACGTGACGGAGCAGGAAGTCGTGGAGCAAATCTTGACCAGCGTCCCCGCTCCCGTCGAAGAAAGCGTGTAG